The following coding sequences are from one Microbacterium sp. SORGH_AS_0969 window:
- a CDS encoding XRE family transcriptional regulator, translating into MASSLELTTLGHRIRHHRLARGLTLDELGALVGVAGSQLSLIENGKREPKLSLLQEIARATETEVTELLSTEPPNRRAALEIELERAQSSPFFQQLGIPPMKVTKGTSDETIEAVLGLHRELQRRERETIASPEEARRANTEMRLRMRAVDNHLPDIEKLAEKQLKAAGHSSGALTHRTVSIMAEQLGFELIYVSDLPHSARSVTDLENGRIYLPPASIPGGHGLRSMALQAMAHRLLGHRPPTDYADFLQQRLEINYYAACCLMPETSSVAFLAQAKKDRNLAVEDFRDAFGVTHEAAAMRMTNLMTTHLGIRLHFLRVDGDGAISRVYENDGLPLPTDVTGSVEGQIVCKKFSARSAFAEHNRTTEHYQYTDTPAGTFWCSTQTGSTSDGDFSITVGVPFDDARWFRGRETSTRGVSRCPDESCCRRPDSEAAERWSGKAWPSARVHRHMFSPLPRGMFPGVDDAEVFAFLDRHAGD; encoded by the coding sequence ATGGCCTCGTCGCTCGAACTGACCACGCTCGGACACCGCATCCGCCATCACCGACTCGCCCGCGGGCTCACGCTGGACGAGCTCGGTGCGCTGGTGGGCGTTGCGGGCAGCCAGCTCAGCCTGATCGAGAACGGGAAGCGCGAGCCGAAGCTCTCCCTCCTGCAGGAGATCGCCCGCGCGACCGAGACCGAGGTCACCGAGCTGCTCTCGACCGAGCCGCCGAACCGGCGCGCGGCGCTCGAGATCGAGCTCGAGCGCGCGCAGTCGAGCCCGTTCTTCCAGCAGCTCGGCATCCCTCCCATGAAGGTGACCAAGGGCACCAGCGACGAGACGATCGAAGCCGTGCTCGGCCTGCACCGCGAATTGCAGCGCCGGGAGCGCGAGACGATCGCGAGCCCCGAAGAGGCGCGGCGCGCGAACACCGAGATGCGCCTGCGCATGCGCGCGGTCGACAATCACCTGCCGGACATCGAGAAGCTGGCCGAGAAGCAGCTCAAGGCCGCGGGTCATTCCTCCGGCGCCCTGACCCACCGCACGGTGAGCATCATGGCCGAGCAGTTGGGCTTCGAGCTGATCTACGTCAGCGACCTCCCCCACTCGGCCCGCTCGGTCACCGACCTCGAGAACGGCCGGATCTACCTCCCGCCCGCGTCGATCCCCGGCGGGCACGGCCTGCGGTCGATGGCGCTGCAGGCGATGGCGCACCGCCTGCTCGGGCACCGACCGCCCACCGACTACGCCGACTTCCTGCAGCAGCGCCTCGAGATCAACTACTACGCCGCCTGCTGCCTCATGCCCGAGACGAGCTCCGTCGCGTTCCTCGCGCAGGCGAAGAAGGACCGCAACCTCGCCGTCGAGGACTTCCGCGATGCTTTCGGCGTCACGCACGAGGCCGCCGCGATGCGGATGACGAATCTCATGACGACGCATCTCGGCATCCGTCTGCACTTCCTGCGCGTCGACGGCGACGGGGCGATCTCGCGGGTGTACGAGAACGACGGCCTCCCCCTGCCCACCGACGTGACCGGGTCGGTCGAGGGGCAGATCGTGTGCAAGAAGTTCTCGGCCCGCTCGGCGTTCGCCGAGCACAACCGCACCACCGAGCACTACCAGTACACCGACACCCCCGCCGGGACGTTCTGGTGCTCGACCCAGACCGGCAGCACGTCGGACGGCGACTTCTCGATCACCGTGGGGGTGCCCTTCGACGACGCGCGCTGGTTCCGCGGCCGCGAAACCTCGACGCGCGGCGTCTCGCGCTGCCCCGACGAGTCGTGCTGCCGTCGCCCCGACTCCGAGGCGGCCGAGCGCTGGTCGGGCAAGGCGTGGCCGAGCGCCCGCGTGCACCGGCACATGTTCTCGCCGCTCCCCCGCGGCATGTTCCCGGGCGTCGACGACGCCGAGGTGTTCGCGTTCCTGGACCGGCACGCGGGCGACTGA
- a CDS encoding phosphoenolpyruvate carboxykinase (GTP), translating to MALADIFARPTGRAAATAPVARPGYGARPDVDGPGMPGLLAWVDQVAALTQPDRIHWVDGSAAENDALLREMVDEGKLIKLNPEWRPGSYLARSHPGDVARLESRTYIASEREEDAGPTNNWIAPAEIRETLNGVFEGSMRGRTMYVVPFSMGAVGGPLSHIGVQITDSAYAVASIGVMTRVGSAVTEQIAAGAPWVKTVHSVGAPLAPGESDVAWPCNDEKYIVHFPDTLEVWSFGSGYGGNAILAKKCFALRIASVIGRDEGWLAEHMLLIRVIDPKGKAYHVAAAFPSACGKTNLAMLRPTIPGWRVETLGDDITWIRPGEDGRLWAINPEAGFFGVAPGTGESTNVTAIETLWGNTIFTNVALRPDGDVWWEGLTDEAPPQLIDWEGKPWTPASGRPAAHPNSRFTVGAAQCPQIAQDWEAPEGVPLDVILFGGRRATNVPLVVEATDWSHGVFLGSTVSSEKTAAQEGTVGELRRDPFAMLPFCGYNMGDYFGHWLNVGQKLRFDRAPRIFQVNWFRKGDDGRFLWPGFGDNARVIDWIIRRVDGQVDAVDSPIGRLPRVDDLDLSGLEIPATDLDELFAIDRDSWLAEADLTEEFFDTFGSHLPAALRAELAALRYRLQRA from the coding sequence ATGGCCCTCGCCGACATCTTCGCCCGCCCCACCGGCCGCGCCGCCGCGACCGCTCCCGTCGCCCGCCCCGGTTACGGCGCGCGTCCTGACGTCGACGGTCCCGGCATGCCCGGCCTCCTCGCCTGGGTCGACCAGGTCGCCGCCCTCACGCAGCCCGACCGTATCCACTGGGTCGACGGTTCCGCCGCCGAGAACGACGCGCTCCTTCGCGAGATGGTCGACGAGGGCAAGCTCATCAAGCTCAACCCCGAGTGGCGCCCGGGCTCCTACCTCGCGCGTTCGCACCCCGGCGACGTCGCCCGCCTCGAGTCGCGCACCTACATCGCGTCCGAGCGCGAAGAGGATGCCGGCCCCACCAACAACTGGATCGCCCCGGCCGAGATCCGCGAGACGCTGAACGGCGTCTTCGAGGGCTCCATGCGCGGCCGGACGATGTACGTCGTCCCCTTCTCGATGGGCGCCGTCGGCGGCCCCCTCAGCCACATCGGCGTCCAGATCACCGATAGCGCCTACGCCGTGGCATCCATCGGTGTCATGACCCGCGTGGGCAGCGCCGTCACCGAACAGATCGCCGCGGGGGCTCCGTGGGTGAAGACCGTGCACTCGGTCGGCGCGCCGCTCGCGCCGGGCGAGTCCGACGTCGCGTGGCCGTGCAACGACGAGAAGTACATCGTCCACTTCCCCGACACCCTCGAGGTCTGGTCGTTCGGTTCGGGCTACGGCGGCAACGCGATCCTCGCCAAGAAGTGCTTCGCCCTGCGCATCGCCTCGGTCATCGGTCGTGACGAGGGCTGGCTGGCCGAGCACATGCTCCTCATCCGCGTGATCGACCCGAAGGGCAAGGCGTACCACGTCGCCGCCGCGTTCCCCTCGGCCTGCGGCAAGACCAACCTCGCGATGCTCCGCCCCACGATCCCCGGGTGGCGCGTCGAGACCCTCGGCGACGACATCACCTGGATCCGTCCGGGTGAGGACGGACGCCTGTGGGCCATCAACCCCGAGGCCGGCTTCTTCGGTGTCGCTCCCGGCACCGGTGAGTCCACGAACGTGACCGCGATCGAGACGCTGTGGGGCAACACGATCTTCACGAACGTCGCGCTCCGCCCCGATGGCGACGTCTGGTGGGAGGGCCTGACCGACGAGGCGCCCCCGCAGCTCATCGACTGGGAGGGCAAGCCCTGGACGCCCGCGTCCGGTCGCCCCGCCGCGCACCCCAACTCGCGTTTCACGGTCGGCGCCGCTCAGTGCCCGCAGATCGCGCAGGACTGGGAGGCCCCCGAGGGTGTTCCTCTCGATGTCATCCTGTTCGGCGGACGCCGCGCGACGAACGTCCCGCTCGTCGTCGAGGCCACGGACTGGTCGCACGGCGTCTTCCTCGGCTCGACGGTGTCTTCGGAGAAGACCGCCGCGCAGGAGGGCACGGTCGGCGAGCTCCGCCGCGACCCCTTCGCGATGCTGCCGTTCTGCGGCTACAACATGGGCGACTACTTCGGCCACTGGCTGAACGTGGGGCAGAAGCTCCGCTTCGACCGCGCCCCGCGCATCTTCCAGGTCAACTGGTTCCGCAAGGGCGACGACGGCCGCTTCCTCTGGCCCGGCTTCGGTGACAACGCCCGCGTGATCGACTGGATCATCCGCCGCGTCGACGGACAGGTCGACGCCGTGGACAGCCCGATCGGCCGCCTGCCCCGCGTGGACGACCTCGACCTGTCGGGTCTCGAGATCCCCGCCACCGACCTCGATGAGCTGTTCGCGATCGACCGTGACTCGTGGCTCGCCGAGGCCGACCTGACCGAGGAGTTCTTCGACACCTTCGGTTCGCACCTTCCCGCCGCCCTCCGCGCCGAGCTCGCGGCCCTGCGCTACCGCCTGCAGCGCGCCTGA
- a CDS encoding ABC transporter ATP-binding protein: MSSPARARGRRGRRTPEGPRASFRQLLPFLLEHKRTLAVVAVLSVLGAAATLAQPLLVGEVISRVQNAVPLGALVWLLVAFVVLSSIISGFQHYLLQRTGTAVVYSSRKRLIARILRLPVSEFDARRTGDLVSRVGTDTTLLYAVLTQGFADAVGNALILVGAVIAMAFIDPLLLGLIVVVVGASLALVVLLSTRIRAASAEQQARVGELSSGVERAVGSIRTIRAAGATERETAAVTRTATAAYDAGVRIARVSALIVPIAFVALQVSLLVVLGVGGYRVASGAIDVASLVTFVIFLFLLVQPLASAIGAITSVNQALGALGRIQEVLDLPLESDGDQPRAAGSIPDAAALEFRDVRFRYPEHVVKAREAAAREARSVLADVHLQTEELPAESDREVLRGVSFTVPRGSRVALVGPSGAGKSTILSLVERFYDPTEGAILVDGVDARDLARDELRARFGYVEQDAPTLAGTIADNLRLASPAASDADCERVLREVNLGDVLERSPLGVDAPVGEDGVMLSGGERQRLAIARALLAAPPVLLLDESTSSLDGVNEQRMREAIDAVATDRTLLVIAHRLSTVVDSDLIVVLENGRVVGQGTHSELVASTPLYRDLAKHQLLV, translated from the coding sequence ATGTCATCTCCCGCTCGCGCGCGCGGTCGGCGCGGCCGTCGCACCCCCGAGGGGCCGCGCGCGTCGTTCCGCCAGTTGCTGCCGTTCCTGCTCGAGCACAAGCGCACCCTCGCCGTGGTCGCCGTGCTCAGTGTGCTGGGCGCCGCCGCGACGCTCGCGCAGCCCCTGCTGGTCGGCGAGGTCATCTCGCGCGTGCAGAACGCCGTCCCCCTCGGCGCCCTCGTCTGGCTGCTCGTGGCCTTCGTCGTGCTGTCGTCGATCATCTCGGGCTTCCAGCACTACCTGCTTCAGCGCACGGGCACCGCGGTGGTGTACTCGTCACGCAAGCGCCTGATCGCCCGCATCCTGCGTCTGCCCGTCAGCGAGTTCGACGCCCGCCGCACCGGCGATCTCGTCTCGCGCGTGGGCACCGACACCACGCTGCTGTACGCCGTGCTCACGCAGGGATTCGCGGATGCCGTGGGCAACGCGCTCATCCTCGTGGGCGCCGTGATCGCGATGGCGTTCATCGACCCGCTGCTCCTCGGACTGATCGTCGTCGTCGTGGGTGCCTCGCTCGCGTTGGTCGTGTTGCTCAGCACGCGCATCCGCGCGGCCTCCGCCGAGCAGCAGGCCAGAGTCGGAGAGCTTTCGTCGGGGGTGGAGCGAGCGGTCGGGTCGATCCGGACGATCCGTGCTGCCGGGGCGACGGAGCGGGAGACCGCGGCCGTGACGCGAACCGCCACCGCCGCGTACGACGCCGGCGTGCGCATCGCGCGGGTGTCGGCTCTGATCGTTCCGATCGCCTTCGTCGCGCTACAGGTCTCGCTGCTCGTCGTGCTGGGCGTCGGCGGGTACCGCGTGGCATCCGGAGCGATCGACGTCGCGTCGCTCGTCACCTTCGTGATCTTCCTCTTCCTGCTCGTGCAGCCCCTCGCCTCGGCGATCGGTGCCATCACGTCGGTGAATCAGGCGCTCGGCGCACTCGGACGCATCCAGGAGGTCCTCGATCTTCCCCTCGAGAGCGATGGCGACCAGCCGCGGGCGGCGGGCTCGATTCCGGATGCCGCTGCGTTGGAGTTCCGCGACGTGCGGTTCCGGTACCCCGAGCACGTCGTGAAGGCACGCGAGGCGGCGGCCCGGGAGGCCCGCTCGGTCCTCGCCGATGTCCACCTCCAGACGGAGGAGCTTCCCGCGGAGAGCGACCGCGAGGTGCTGCGCGGGGTGTCGTTCACGGTGCCCCGCGGGTCGCGCGTGGCACTGGTGGGGCCGTCGGGGGCGGGCAAGAGCACGATCCTGTCGCTCGTCGAGCGCTTCTACGACCCGACCGAGGGGGCGATCCTCGTCGACGGCGTCGATGCGCGCGACCTCGCGCGCGACGAGCTGCGGGCCCGCTTCGGGTACGTCGAGCAGGACGCCCCGACCCTGGCCGGCACAATCGCCGACAATCTGCGGCTCGCCTCGCCCGCGGCATCCGATGCCGACTGCGAGCGCGTGCTGCGCGAGGTCAACCTCGGCGACGTGCTCGAGCGGAGCCCCCTCGGCGTCGACGCCCCCGTCGGCGAAGACGGCGTGATGCTCTCGGGCGGCGAGCGTCAGCGCCTCGCGATCGCGCGAGCGTTGCTGGCGGCTCCCCCGGTGCTGCTGCTCGACGAGTCGACCTCGTCGCTCGACGGCGTGAACGAGCAACGTATGCGCGAGGCGATCGACGCGGTGGCGACCGACCGCACGCTCCTGGTCATCGCGCACCGCCTGTCGACGGTCGTCGACAGCGACCTCATCGTGGTGCTCGAGAACGGCCGCGTCGTCGGTCAGGGCACGCACAGCGAGCTCGTGGCATCCACTCCCCTGTATCGGGATCTGGCGAAGCATCAGCTGCTGGTGTAG
- a CDS encoding AsnC family protein, producing the protein MNDTIRATLGGLGDDEEPLSQLRQLAALRQEIARVEEAQVRRARLRGFSWLAIASALGVSKQAAHKKYGRI; encoded by the coding sequence ATGAACGACACCATTCGCGCCACCCTCGGCGGGCTCGGCGACGACGAGGAGCCCCTCTCCCAACTGCGGCAGCTCGCAGCCCTGCGTCAAGAGATCGCGCGCGTCGAAGAAGCCCAGGTGCGCCGCGCCCGACTCCGCGGGTTCTCGTGGCTCGCGATCGCGAGCGCGCTGGGGGTGTCGAAGCAGGCCGCGCACAAGAAGTACGGGCGGATCTGA